GTCGCGACCAGACCGGCGAGATTGGCAAGCGATTCGATGCCGTATTTGCCGATCGTAAAGGCCATCGCGCCGAATGCGCCGATCGGTGCCGCCCGCATCAGGATCCCGACCAGCTTGAATACCACCAGCCCGATCCGCTCGAGCATGTCACGCACTGGTGCTGCAGGTTCGCCGACCATCGACAGCGAAATTCCGAACAGGATTGCGACGAGCAGCACCGGGAGCAGCTGATCACCGGTCAGCGCCGACACCAGGGTCGTCGGGATGATCGCCATCAGAAATTCGATGATGCCGCTTTCATGCGCTTTGGCGACATAGCCTTCGACCGCCCCGGTATTCAGTGTGGCCGGATCGACATTCATGCCAGCGCCAGGCTGGACCGTGTTGGCGACGACGAGCCCAACGACCAGCGCCAGCGTCGAGAAGAACAGGAAATAGGCGAACGCCTTGCCCGCGACCCGACCGACCGAACGCAACTCGGTCATCCCGGCGATGCCCGTGACCAGCGTAAGAAAGATCACCGGCGCGATGATCATCTTGACCAGCTTGATGAAGGCATCGCCCAGCGGCTTGAGCGCTTCGCCAACGCCCGGCCAGAAGAAGCCGATTGCGACGCCTGCCGCGATCGCGATCAGCACCTGGACATAGAGCTGGGTGTACCAGCGCCCGGGCTTTGCGGGTTCCGCCGCGTAATCGAGTGCAACCGCCATCAACCATCCCCTCATGCGTGCCTTGATTGGCCCGTCTGGCTATAGTTGCTGCGAGTATGGTGGGGACAGGGGGGATGGTGAAGCGTGGCATGATATCGCGCTAAAACAGATAGTTATGGCAATTGAGAGGGTCTCCTGCCTGAAAAAATGTGCGAATTTCCGCGCATTGATTTCTATCATTGTGTGATATCTCGCCCGCATGGAGATAGGGACGACTCGCCTTCCGCGCCGCCTGGCGCTCGTCGCGGCAATTGGATTGGCGCTGGTCGCGCTGGTCGGGTTCGGCGCGTCGCGCTGGGCACGGGGGCAGGCGGTCGCGACGACCGATGCGGCGGCGGCGGAGCTGGCGCGCGCCAACGCCGGGCTGTTGACCAGCGAGCTGCAAAAGTTCCGGTTGCTTCCGCTCGTGCTCACCGAATATCCCGATGTACCCGCACTGCTCGAAGCGCCGACGGCGGCGGTCGCCGGGCGGGTCAATGCGCGGCTTGAGCTGCTCGCCGAGCGAACCGACGCGGCGGCGATCTATGTCATCGATGCACAGGGCAAGACCGTCGCGGCGAGCAACCATCGCCTGCCGACCAGCTTTGTCGGCCAGAACTACGGATTTCGTCCCTATTTCCGTGACGCCATGCGCGACGGCAGCGCCGAGCTCTTCGCGCTCGGAACCGTCAGCGGGGTGCCGGGCCTGTATCTTGCCCAGCGGATCGGTAGCGCGGCGCGCCCGTTGGGCGTCGTCGTGGTCAAGATCGAGTTCGAGCGCGTCCAGTCCGCCTGGGCGGGGCAGCAGGGGGCGACAATCGTCACCGACCGGCACGGAGTAGTGATCGTCACCGGTCGCCCCGACTGGCGTTTCCGCACCCTCGCGCCGCTCTCCTCCGCCAGTCGTCAGGCGATCCGCACCACCCGCCAATATGGCAGCCTTCCGCTCGACCCGCTGCCGTTGACCATCGATGGCGCGGATGTGGGCGAAGGCGACGCGGCAGGGGATCGTCGCGTTGCGTCGGTCGCCGCTCCCCTGTCCGGTGCGCGGCTCCATGTCCTGATGCCGCTCCGCCCCGCGCTCGTCAGTGCCAACGCCAATGCCCGGCTCGTCACACTCGCTGCCTTCGTATTGATCGTCGGAGCGCTGTTGCTGTTGTGGCGCGCACGTGAACGGCAACTGCTCCAGGACGCCGCCCGTGCGGCGCTTGAAACCCAGGTTGCCGAGCGTACCGCCGAACTGCGCGACACCAACCGTCAGCTTGAGGCCGAAAGCGCCGAACGCGCGCGCGCGGACCAGCGCTACCGCGCCGCGCGGGAGGAGTTGGCGCAGGCCAGCCGCCTCGGCTCGCTTGGCCAGATCACCGCTGGCGTCGCGCATGAGATCAACCAGCCGGTCGCGGCGATCCGTACCTTTGCCGATAATGCGCGCCAGCTGCTCAACCGGGGCGATGCGGCTCGGGCGACCGACAATCTCGGCCGGATCAGCGCATTGACCGAGCGGATCGGCGCGATCACCGGCGAGCTGCGCAGCTTTGCGCGCAAGCGGACGCCCGAAGTCGGCGCGGTCGAGATCGGATCGGCGATCGACTCGGCCATGCTGTTGATCGGCGACCGCGTCCGCGCCGTCGGCGTTGCGCTGGATCGAACCGGGGACCCTGCGATCCGCGTCATCGCGGACCGCGTGCGGCTGGAACAAATTCTGATCAACCTTGTCCAGAACGCGCTCGATGTGCTCGCCGGGCAATCCGACCCGCGCATCTCGATCGCGGTGGAGGGGCAGGAGGACCGCGCGCGTATCGTCGTGACCGACAACGGACCTGGCGTGCTCGCAGACTTGCGCGACCAGCTTTTTACCCCCTTCGTCACCGGGCGTGAGGAGGGGCTCGGCCTCGGCCTCGCCATCTCGCGCGATATTGCCCGCGATTTCGGGGGTGAACTGACCTTGGCTGAGACGACGGAGGGCGCGCGGTTCGAGCTGACGCTGTTGCGCGCATGATTGCCGAAGCCGATCAGACCGTCTTTTTCGTCGATGACGACGCCCAGCTGCGCGAGGCGAATGTCCAGACGCTCGAACTGGCGGGGCTGCCGGTGCGGGCCTTTGCCGATGCAGCCTCGCTGCTCGCCACGATCGGTCCAGACTTTGCCGGCGTAGTCGTCAGCGACATCCGGATGCCCGGGATGGACGGGCTGCAGCTCTTCGCCCGCCTGCGCGCTCTGGATGTCGAACTGCCGGTCATCCTCATCACCGGCCATGCCGATGTGCCGATGGCGGTCGGTGCACTGCGTGACGGCGCGTTCGATTTCCTGTCCAAGCCGTTCGCGGCAGATCACCTCGTCGCCGCCGTCCGCCGCGCGCTCGCGCATCGCCGGCTGATCCTCGACAACCGTGCACTTCGCGCCGCTGCCGCCAGCCCGCCGGACAGCCCATTGATCGGTGACAGCCCGGCAATCGTGC
The genomic region above belongs to Sphingomonas sp. J315 and contains:
- a CDS encoding dicarboxylate/amino acid:cation symporter, which gives rise to MAVALDYAAEPAKPGRWYTQLYVQVLIAIAAGVAIGFFWPGVGEALKPLGDAFIKLVKMIIAPVIFLTLVTGIAGMTELRSVGRVAGKAFAYFLFFSTLALVVGLVVANTVQPGAGMNVDPATLNTGAVEGYVAKAHESGIIEFLMAIIPTTLVSALTGDQLLPVLLVAILFGISLSMVGEPAAPVRDMLERIGLVVFKLVGILMRAAPIGAFGAMAFTIGKYGIESLANLAGLVATFYLTSLIFVVVVLGIVARLAGFSIFKLIRYLKAELLLVLGTSSSESALPSLMDKMERAGCEKSVVGLVVPTGYSFNLDGTNIYMTLAALFIAQACNVDLTLGDQIALLLIAMISSKGAAGVTGAGFITLAATLSIVPSVPVAGMALILGIDRFMSECRSLTNFIGNSVATVVVARWDNALDKDALDRALSGHAPSGPAWPAAETDPD
- a CDS encoding ATP-binding protein, with product MEIGTTRLPRRLALVAAIGLALVALVGFGASRWARGQAVATTDAAAAELARANAGLLTSELQKFRLLPLVLTEYPDVPALLEAPTAAVAGRVNARLELLAERTDAAAIYVIDAQGKTVAASNHRLPTSFVGQNYGFRPYFRDAMRDGSAELFALGTVSGVPGLYLAQRIGSAARPLGVVVVKIEFERVQSAWAGQQGATIVTDRHGVVIVTGRPDWRFRTLAPLSSASRQAIRTTRQYGSLPLDPLPLTIDGADVGEGDAAGDRRVASVAAPLSGARLHVLMPLRPALVSANANARLVTLAAFVLIVGALLLLWRARERQLLQDAARAALETQVAERTAELRDTNRQLEAESAERARADQRYRAAREELAQASRLGSLGQITAGVAHEINQPVAAIRTFADNARQLLNRGDAARATDNLGRISALTERIGAITGELRSFARKRTPEVGAVEIGSAIDSAMLLIGDRVRAVGVALDRTGDPAIRVIADRVRLEQILINLVQNALDVLAGQSDPRISIAVEGQEDRARIVVTDNGPGVLADLRDQLFTPFVTGREEGLGLGLAISRDIARDFGGELTLAETTEGARFELTLLRA